The Gossypium arboreum isolate Shixiya-1 chromosome 2, ASM2569848v2, whole genome shotgun sequence region ttttagtcaatattttcattaaaaaacaaATTGACTATTTTTCAAAAGGTGAGATGGTTAAATTtgacccctttttttttaatgtttaaggtcaaatttaacttaaaaaagaataatgatcaaattgacaaaaaaaatgtAATTATCAAGGACTAAATATGATATTAGGCCAGTATTTTTAAAGAAAGAAACCTTAAAGGGCGGGGCATTTACTGGATTTTAGGATCGGGATTTAATGACATGttgaaaaaattttaacttttgttTAGGCAAGTCAAAGAAGAGTTGCATTAATTTTGGGTTGATTCCAATTTTAAGATTTTGGAATTATTTACGGTTTAGCATTTGAATTAATttagattttaaagttttaaaattaatttttcatttttgatccttgatttttaaaattttaaatttaagtttgAAAAGGAGAAACGTTTGAgatttattaaattcaaatttgatTCATCCActtttataataaaactagattGAATAGAATTTGAATCTCAATTGATTGGATTGAAtttttgaataaatttttatttaaattaattttaaaagacgacgaaaattaaaaaatttaagttCAATAGGTGTTGGATAAAGTAATAAGGTATATTACATTTTTGAGGGGAGAATACATGTTCGAATATTGAAAACGACATTGTTGGAAGAGACAACTATGAATTCCCAACATGAGCAATAGAACGGACATGGataatacaaaataaaaataaaaattcaaaatatattaaaatatagtttaaataTGCCATAGGTGCTTCTACCCtcacaaatttgaaatttagcctctgtatttttatttctaggaatttaatctctctattttTCAGATTTTGAAATTTAGATCCAAATGTTAATACtgttaaatttattggtgtgacattttggaataaataaaatactcATTTGGTGGCAATGTAAATAAAAAAGAATATTGTAATGaacctaaatttaacaaaataacttCAACAGTATTAACAATTGGATCTAAATATTGAGATATAAAAAATAGAGAGGCTAAtgtcctaaaaataaaaatataaatagtaAATTGTAAGAGTTGTGTTACTTAAATCACGGCCTGAAAAGTTCGATGTGTAAGTCACTTGTTAAAAGAATAAATTAGAGAGACAAAATTGGCGATTTGTGGGGGCGAAAGGCAGAGGGCCTTGTCGCACAAGTTGAATCTATATAGAATTATACTTCTTTCTATTAGACGTTGATTATAAAAGAGTTGTTTAACCCTTAAAATGAGTACATCATAAAACCTTttgtattgtttttttttaatattagtaaattttttcTCCTCTGCTCGTGATTTTTCTcgataaaaattttctatgtaaAATCTGCATATTCTTatctttttcttattattttacgATCATACCTGCTATTAATATCGGTATATAGTATAACAAGTAAATACATGCATGTTGGaaattttgaataaataaaaaacaaatattaattaTGCATGAAATGTAGTGATGCATGTCGAACACATGTCGTTGAAAACCTGAAATGTAATGACAAATAATAAAGTTCTATTCATTTTATGTTGTCTTCAAATATTTCTAATTCTattaaaacccaaatattaattttatcttaaattttactattaatctctgtaatttaaaaaattttagatttgatttttatatttaatttttaaaatttaatttttatatttttttaatttgttaattttaatttttatatttttgaattttaaaattttaatcttgacTCGAACAATAACAATTAAACttgtttggttaaattcaattattaatttagtaataTACGTGCAGTTATAGATATATTTAGTAATATACGTGCAGTTATAGATATACTCTAtattctttaattggattataACGATactattgtttttaaattttagttttgacaCAAACGGGAGTAGTGAATCTATTAACTAAATTTTTATTGAGTAATAATACGTAGAAATAAAAAGCTaacataatataacatatatgataatatgtttaccGTATCAAATTTTAGGGATAAttgagcttaataaatttaataattatcacttgataataattaaaattctaaaattttaaaaatataaaattaaaagtaattaaattaaaatatatagattaaatttgtaattttataaagtTCAGAATACAATAGCAGAATTTAATTGCTAATAAAACTCAAGCtcagttttttttttcataaaataacttaaaattttaattaattacataaattacCTATTTTTTTAGTTAAACATGTAAATGACCTAAAATCTACAGTAAAAATTGGTGGAGCCAAATAGTTTGGCGCCACCAACATGCCACGTCAGCAACTaggaaaaatttaatttttttgtggAGCCATATGGCGCCACCTATATAAATATTAAGAAAATactgtaatttttaaaaaatgggagaatttaaaaaaaatttctattttctGGTGGAGCTAAATAgcctactttttcttttcttttcatttttttttacttttttaatttttgtcctaatctttcttttcttagTTTTATCtttgtctttatttatttattttatttattattaattttaaaatacttgaaatgtatatttgaaatgttttataatatatattttaaaaattttaaataaatattttaaattatttttaaaaattttaaaaattatttttaaatattaaatatatttttaataatatgaaacattttttaattaaattaaaaatattaattcttaaattaaattgttttacaatatatatttttaataatattgttCTATATTATATATTCAAAcgtttttaaattaaattcaaaattttaattgaatttaatttaaaaaatgtttgaatatctttaaaattaattttaaaattaataatttataaaattatatttaaaatttaaaatatatttaaaatattataaatcaagtaataaatttgaaaggtcatatctttaaaaataatatatctttgaataatttaaaaatcataatttaaaatattataaaacaaatttaaaaatatttaaaatttaaaatgtacatttaaaatattataaaactagtaataaatttgaaatgtcatatctttaagatatttaaatattttatattatttaaaatatatttaatatttaaaaataatatttaaaattaaaaaaataatttcaaaatatatatataaaattttaaaatatatatattataaaacatttcaaatatatatttcaagtattttaaaattaataataaataaaataaataaataaggacaaagataaaacttaaaaaaagaaTAGGACaaaagttaaataaataaataaagtaacagGTGTGTAGGCTATCTGGTGGCGCCAATTTATTTGGCTCCAccaaaatagaattttttttagaATCTCCAATTTTTTAGAAATTACAGTATTTTCTTAATATTTATATAGGTAGCGTCATTTCACATGACTCcacgaaaaaattatttttttcctaATTGCTGATGTGGCATGTTGGTGACACCAAACTATTTCGCTCTACAaacttttattataaattttaagtcatttaagtatttaattaaaaaaatgagtcatttatgtaattaataaaattttttagattatttttataaaaaaacccTCAAGCTCACTCCGGTAGAAAAACTTTAACCCACTTATGGGAAAATGTACCTATTTTTAGGTATACAAAGTAGCCCACCAATCACTCTCGATTAGCATGGCAATGCACATGCAAAACACTAAAATTAGGTACTAGATTGTAATTTCGAAACTCttcaatacaaaaaaaaaaaaaaaaaaaagagaataaggTTTCTTTGAATTGACTTACATATTTgaattaacttaaaaaaaaaagaaatagaaaaatatattataaatttaaaacttttgaaGCGAGAATTTATATTCAAACTTTAGAAATAACTTTAGTAATAAAGAAAAATATGAATCCGAACAAGAAGATACCTTAgtcatataaaaaattaaaacttttgaaaatatataatttcaaaacttatcttttttttctctttttatcattctaatttaaaagacttatttgatttttaattttaaaattgatttggTTGGTCACTCCGTTGGTCAATTTGTATTGTTCTTGACATGGATGGTTAGAATAAAGGCAAATGAGTTTTCGGgcgaagaaaaagatgaaaaagtgGAGAGTATTGAGAGTAGAGGTTCTTTGGATATGTATATAAAAAAGATTTTCAGATTAAATTTCGAATCACTAAAGTAGGTTAGATTTCAAGTTGGGTTATGATATATCTTATTTATAATTCTATAACgacattattttatataaatttaaataccgTGAAAAGATGGTATAATCCATAGATTATAGTGTTTATATTCAACGCTAGTTTCCAATCTTCAAGTAATATGTTGAGGCATACGTTTCCTTCATAGTCTATATTTGGATGATAcacctgcaaaaaaaaaaaaattagggttcATTACAAGGGACGGGTTTTAATCAAAGTAGTCAATATCGTATTGATTTATGCtctattttttattgaaattagtttATGTCAGTACTAATATGTAGGAATTTTTTATTAATACTGAAAAGAGAATTAGTTGTATTAATTTATTATTGAAATGATGCGTATCGGTCAAAATAACCACGATCAATACGAAATGGACAATACTAAACAGCTATTGTTTTGGGTGAGAGTTAATGGAAGAGACTATGGGTTGGAAAAACTGGATTTATTATACCTTGGGTATACATTTAACTTTAGGTGCATCATTGGGATACACCGGAGAAACCTGAAAGGAGAATTTGAATGCTCCACCACTGTCAAAAATAGCAGCCAGTCAGTCAAACATTATCccaatacataaaatatttaaAGGGTTAATTGTACTGGACCTACTTAAACTATAGCCTAAATTTCTAAATTGGTTCTAAACTTCAAACCGTTTTAGTTGAATATTTGTGGTATCGATAGACCTGATAATGATAGGGCCTTCGAGTCTGAATAAAAGggtttaagtaaaaatataagtATAAAAAACTGAGCTTCTTGATCAAGAAATAAGACTCGTTTTTTAAATGAACTGAGTCTTAGGTAAACTTTTTTGACTTAGATATGAGTGTGACCCAATTCGAATCACATGCCTATACTTCTTTTCCTTCTATTAAGCCAATCAGCTCAAAGAATGGAGCTAAACCCTCATAAAGAGATTGAAAGCCTTTTGAAAGGTGGGAAAGTGAAGGTGTTTAGTTAATTAGTATTTAGCATAATAGTAGTATTATGTATGTTTATCAGACAGCTTCTGGCTATGTTTCCGGTCGGGTGTTTTTGAATGATGTGATGAACCTGGATAGTTGTTTTGGTCTTAATCCTTGTGGCATTTTATGAAATTTGCACTACTAAATTGTCTGTGGTAGCATGTGTGAGTTATttgggctttttttttttttagattttcttttcatctatttttaatctgttgagaaatatttattttaatatttttagtgcatttaatgtattttatttttaaatttatttttatataaaaataatctaaaaaatatttaatacagGCGGGTTGAATCGGATTCGTGTTTAGCATTTTTTTGTTGGGCCAGACTttagcaaaattttaggcccatttttaggccgggtttgggccCATGCCTAGAAAACATGTCTAAAATTCTGCATAGGCCTAGAAAACATGTCTAAAATTCTGCATAAGCCCGACCCATGATTAGGTCTAGGTATCGATATTGTATCAATCAAATTCTTTTATCGGCCTAGATATCAGTTTAGGGCTTTAGGCAAGGGAAAAGCCAGAAAGTTTGTTTAGAGGAAGTCGAGAtaaaattatataagaaattttgGGGGGTAAAACTAAAAATATTGTATTAAAAATACTtagattaaattatttgttttttaGAGAggccaaaatttgaaattttccatttaattaaattttaaaatgcttaaatttaatgttttacattttaaaaagcctaaaaaaaaacaattatacCATTTGACTGAGGGGAAAACGTCCCTGCTGCCCCTTAGCTACACCCCTGAGTTTAGGTATATTCAAATCACAATGCATGAATAGTTTAGAATTGGAATTTTAAAAAACTGTCAATAAAAATTTAATGGCATGGCCTTTTCTTTAGGCTTAATTCACGATTtggattttaaattatgtttgttttttcattttggtactttttttTCCTCTCACTTTTGAATCTAAACtatcattttaatttcattttacccCAAAATTACTTACGTctaataaagatgtgtcatgtgTCACATTCTTATTGACAACTTCTATTTTTGGGGAAAATTGAGACGAAAATGATAgtttaagtaccaaaatgagaattTTGTATAATTTAAGGATCAAATTATGAAATAATCCTTTTTAAATACGTTAGAATAGATACACACGTATTTTCAAATGCTTTATAATAAATTTGAATAGACATTTAACACCTAAATGAGTGGCTAGGATGATGGAAGGATTTGATTGCTACAATATCGATACTTTAAAGACTCAATTAGAATGTTTTAAAACATATGTACCAATTTAAAATCTAGGCAATGGTTATGAGCATTTGGTGCAATAAACCCatatatatttatagtaataTATTTAAGGAATTGTTGAGTTGGTGTCATTGATTCAATCGGGAAATTACCGTTTGAAAGAGGGATGAAAAAACAAACAATTTCTTACACGTAACAGCCGTCTTCAGGTGAAATTGTAACCTCAAAGTTCATGAGATCATCCTTTCCATTAGGAAATGATATGGTACAACAATTAGGTAGGTTCAGCTCAGTAATGTCTGCAAATACAAAGGACAAATTTATAAAGAAAGGAAATTATGAGGGGGGGAAAACACAATGAGTTAAAAAATAAGTGAAAAAAACCATTGTGTAAACGCAACTCTCCTGCAGATTGCTTTTCGGTAGGGGCTTCGCAATTTGAATTTTGAGCAAGAACTTTGTGGCTTTCCTTTACTTTGAACAGCTGAATCATAGCTCCCTACAAACCCCATAAAAAATGAACACTTTTTTGTGTAATTCGGTTTGAGTATTCACATTTTTGTTCGAAATTGTTGGATGAATTTCGTATTAATTCGCTGTAAATAAAAAAGAGTTTCTCTTTgaaattaatatatcatttaatatttgggtttaatTTAGAATTCAGGCCAAACAACATTATATGACCGAATGAATATTTGAGTTGTTTAATATATGACCCAAACAACATTACTATGAGAAAGGGCGAACGGAAATCTTTGAGTTGTTTTTTGTGTGATGGACCGCACCATGCTAGGGAGTGCCCAAGGTGAGCAAGGCGAGCAAGGCTATCAGTTGTTGTAAAATCCTATGATAAATCAAAAGCTAAGGGTGAGCACCATGGGAAGCCACGGAGGTTGGGTTCTATTTGATTGTGCCAAGAGGAGTTGGTCGAGCCAATACAAGTGGGAGCAAAGTACCATGATTCGAGCCATGGAGGCATTAGCAAGGATAGGATCGAGGGGCAGCATTCCATCGAGCATAGAAATAGGGTGTTTGCGAGAATCAACATGAGGTGTTGAGACATATTAAGACAGAAGAGCAAGTTGTAAATTTATTCATGAAGGGCTTGAATGACAAAAAGATAGAAAGTTTCTATCAGCTCGGTATTTTGGAAAGGAAGTAAGCTGGTGTTGAAGGGGAGTGTTGAATATCAACACTAGCTTAGAAAGGAATCCCACATCActttagaataaaaaaaaaacaagggaTTGTGAGTTTATATAATAACTTATAACCCACGTTGCTTAAAAACATAAGGGTAGTTGAAGTTTGGGTCTATATAAAGATCAATGTTGTAAGTATTATTTACACTCAATCAAATATTAAATATTCTATTTGGTTCTTTAAATTCctctattattttcttattttcttattttagtttAATGATATCGTGAACTTGTGTGTTCTATATGTCTCGACTTGaaatataagtttaatattttaccaaaatttaTCGATATATACACAACTAACTTGaaatataagtttaatattttaccaaaatttaTCCATATGTACACAACTGTGAGTAGGGTTAATATCAGTTTTGTTCAATCAAGTATTTTGGATTTTTACATTGTCTATAATTATTCGATTTGGTTATTGGTTTttcttatattaattttttattttatattttatttatggcttttgaatattatttaataaaatttcaaaaaaattcataaatatttaaaaaacaataattttcaagatttttaaattattttcactgttttaaatataaaatatttgttttatataataaaattgaaattaactCAATGCATTTCCTTATAATTAAAGCCCCCTTTtctatctctctctctctctccctgtAAAGTATGCTCCTTTGGGTGGCTGGATTATAGCTTTATCAGCTTTATAGAATCCTTTTTGTCTATATGCTTGAATATTATCTCTGGGTTTTTTAAGATCTTGCTCAAGCTTTGCTTATTTTGTTCATTTGTTGAACTTCAAGGACATATTGTGTGAATTTTCAAGGGATTGTTGTTTGAAAAGACCTTATTTTTCACTTGATTACTGGGTTTTACTTAGATTTGTGGATTATTAAATGCAATTTTAGCTAGAATGGTTGTTGTCCTTCGCATTGTTACAGTGCTATGGATATTCCCGTAAGGCCAGTTTGTTCAGTGGAATTTTCGGGTACTCTGATTAATTTCCAATTCAACTTTGATAGCAACTATTAAATTTGTAATGTCAAATTCTATTATTTTCATAATGTTACACAATAAACATATGATTATATGTGAGATGTCAATGGTAACTTATTATTTCCTCATAATATTTACAGAAATCATGTCATTAATTggacaaaaactttaaaattcggatggaaatgtctaattgaatttaataaaacattttttttaCTTGAAACTTAAGGGTTTGTTTGACTAATCGAAAACATGTTTACGACACATTGCAAacgttgtttattttaattttccaaaataaaaaaattatcacCTTAGTTttgtttattttgataatttgttGGAATATTTTAGGTATTTTTTTGTGTGTGAGAAAACCAGTTTAGCTCACTTGATTACTGGCTTTTActtatgtcgaaaccattttttttgaaaacggggtCGACTTTGGTTTTGGAAACGAAAATGAAAAAATGGGAGTccccaccaatccttttttatgagatgtgatcgggtcaccttaaattaatcattttaataaaagttaagatttactaaaacgataatttttggtctacaaaaatcagaaaatgagttcgggagttggttacgcacgaggaaggattagcaccctcgatacgcccaaaaattggtacctagttgattaattagtgtcttagtgtcgaaaattgaaaacttgaaagactttgaaatacGATCTCTCTTTTGTAAAAAACGCTCAAATGTTAAAGGCCTTCTCGTCTCAAAGTgatgaaatgtcacatccagtaagttaggacacggcaTCTTGAACTTTTGAAGATGAGTTtgcctttttatttaaaattcgtgtattttacccctttttaaaaggatattcgattatttaaggtaaacgagaaaaatcaaaactcagtaagttagggcacgatatcTCGAACTTCCaaataccgaatattgcctttgttaGCAAAAATCTTATCCCGAGGTAACAAGATgtcatatccaataagttaggacacaacacctcatATCTCCGAGAATATTCAAAATTCAtgttgcgattttaaaagaatattccattatttagattaaatgagaaaaatcgtaacccagtaagttagggcacgattttctcgaaATTCCAAATACGGATCATTACCTTTATAAAAGAATTAATTTTTGGATTGGATAAAACATAAATTGGTAATAAAACGAGATAATAGAGAAtgcataaacaaataaaaattttagtattGACGGACATAACAGAATAAACATAAATACGAATGTGAAGCGATAATAATGATAAGAGAAAAGATAAAAAATgggtaaaatgaataaaaataaaaagaaataataaataatctaaaaatatatatttgaaattagaaagaactagtagtaaataaataaatattatgtaaaacTATTTAGAAAATGATAGTATtagtaatgataataaaatatgaaaaatataataatagtgaaATAATATTACAGATATAATGCTTAAAATATAATAACAACGAAAATATAAATAGATAGAAATATAAATAAGTAAGTAACAAGAAAATCTatgtagatgaaaatataatagtaataataatacgaTAGtagtaatgataataaaaatttagtaacaataatatgttaaataaaaaatatgatagtgacaataataataataataataataataataataataataataataataataataataatagttataagaAATAATACTAgtagtaataatgataataatatacataacaatatattcatgagaaataataataataataataataataataataataataataataatagtaacaataaCATTGATAATGGATATTAATAATAAAAGGAGTAATAATATCAGTAGTAATAAACATAGTGATAACAATAATGAAACTAGTAATACTAATAATAGCAAATAGTAAGGAATggtgataataatgataataaacaatagtaaataataataatgatagtaataaaacGGAAATGATAATATtaatattgataataaataataataatataaatattgataataatagaaaataataatgttaaaacatAATAGCAATGGTGaaaataataatgatagtaaaaaaataatactatactaatgaggataataataataatgatgatgaaaatatgaataatagtaacatcttaaattaattaatttaattaaaataacaaaagaGGACTAAATTAAACTTAAAGTGAAGTTTTGGGACAGATTtggaataaaaaataaagaataggACCGATTTGGGCTCGCAGATAACGAAGGAGGACCAAAATGGGAAATATCCCATCCTCCTAAAATTAACAGCACCAAGAGGGACCGAaatgaaacaaaaacaaaatttctgggaaaaattaaaaatacgaaaaatttaattataaaactaaaaaaaacGAATGGGTCAAATGCGCAAATAGCCCCTTTTAAACAAAAATACGCGGATTCCCTAAGGGTGGGTCGGGTAGGACCGGTCatccccaaaacgacgtcgttttggggcgtTTCAGGCCATTCCAAAACTACGCCGTTTTAATGCCCTATTtaagctaattttttttaaaaaaaattcatttctctCATTCatttaaacgacgtcgttttggggcgtTTCAGGCCATTCCAAAACTACGCCGTTTTAATGCCCTATTtaagctaatttttttttaaaaaaaattcatttctctcattcatttaaaaaaaaaaacagaatcagCCGTCCACCTTCTCTCAACTCTCTCTGAACTCCGGCCAGCCATCCTGCATCGACGCCACCATGGACAGCCGGTCGCCGGCGACAGCGCCGCCATCCACGGTGGCCGGTGAAATAAAAAAGAGCCCCTTTTTTGTCCCCTTCTCGCGTAGAATCTTGTTATGGGGTTATAAACACTGAGATCTCAGCCAAAATCGGGCAAAAGTGAGAAAACCTTTCGGTTTCTCCTTCTCCGGCGAACCAAAAGGTGAACCCCgtccttttcttttattattatttttttaaaaatatgtaaaaaatgcttcaaaaagaaaaaagaagaaataaagaaaaaaataaaaacacctTGCTTGATTTCTTGATTCTCTGCTTTTGCTTTTGTTTTCAAGTTTTTTTGTATTCTAAAAAGTCCtcccttttacatgattttcaaATGGCTTTCTTATAGCCATCCTTTTTtacaagttttattattatttgttgctgtcttttctctttttctcttgCAGGAGCAGTTGGGGCGGTGGAGCAGGTGATGGTGGTAGACGGTAGGGGCGGCACACCTAGAGGGCTAGGGTTTCTTAGAGAAGTTTAGGATAGTGGGCTAGGGTTTGTAATTGGGCTGGTtagtttttttgggggggggttaGTTGGGTTTTGTATTTGGGCTGGACAAATTGGGCTTGTAACACTTAGATTTGTGGATTATTGAAGGTTATAAACTCATCATTTCTGTGTTAGTTTTTGAATCTTTTATCAGCCATGATGGCATCATTTGCCTGTCTTGAATGGTCCCAGTTCGTAGCCGGATCGAGCTTCGACAGGGCAGCTTGTAAACATGGTTCAACTCCTCGGGATCATACTGATCTTATCATTGACATATTCGCAGTCGATTCGGGCTTGAAG contains the following coding sequences:
- the LOC108479783 gene encoding NEDD8-conjugating enzyme Ubc12-like, which produces MIQLFKVKESHKVLAQNSNCEAPTEKQSAGELRLHNDITELNLPNCCTISFPNGKDDLMNFEVTISPEDGCYVGGAFKFSFQVSPVYPNDAPKVKCIPKVYHPNIDYEGNVCLNILLEDWKLALNINTIIYGLYHLFTSFEITI